The genomic DNA TATGCATTCAATATCCCGATCCCGATAAGCCAGGCCGGGGTGGGGGCCAACGCCTTTGCGCATGAATCAGGCATCCACGCTGACGGCGCCCTTAAGGACAGGCGCAACTATGAGCTTTATGATCCTGAGGACGTCGGCAGGGGAGAGCCCGAACTTTCCCAGACAGGCAGAATTATAACAACCGGTGAATACGGCGGGCTCAAGGGCTTCATGCATGTTTATGATCAGCTTGGGATACATTTCCAGAATGACAAAGAGGCAAGACGTATCCTCGAACTCGTGCAGTACGCCAACCTGCATACACAGAAGCCTCTCACTGATGATGAACTGAAGTTCATTGCTGAACATCCCGAGATAGCGGTTAAGATACTGACGGTCACGCCGCAATTTTAAAATTAGTGTCAGTGTCAGTGAGTCGTGTCAGTTCATTCTTGCTGACACTACTCACTGACACTTTGCATTTTAATAAAAATTTAACAGGAGGAATTAGTTAGATGTATAGAATAACTCTCATCCCCGGCGACGGCACAGGGCCGGAGATAACAGAAGCTGTAAGAAGGGTACTTGAAGCCACGGGTGTTTCATTTGAATGGGACATCCAGAATGCCGGTGAGGACGTGTATCACCAGGAAGGGAACCCGCTGCCGGACAGGGTCATTGAATCCATCAAGAGGAGCAAGGTCGCGCTTAAAGGCCCGATAACCACGCCGGTAGGAACAGGATTCAGGAGCGTGAATGTCACGTTAAGGCAGGCTATGGACCTTTACAGTTGCCTCAGGCCGTGCAAATCATATCAGGGAGCAAGGACCAGATACGAAAACATCGACCTTGTCATCGTAAGAGAAAACACCGAAGACCTTTACGCAGGCATCGAGTATCAGAAAGGTTCCGAAGGCGCAAAGGCGATCATTGACCTCGTTAAAAAATTTTCCAGCAAGGACATTCGCCCTGATTCAGGCATAAGCATAAAGCCGATCTCCGTCTTCGGCACTGAGCGCATTGTCCGTTTCGCTTTCGAGTACGCAAGGAAAAACAAGAGGCGCAAAGTGACCTCGGTGCACAAGGCAAATATAATGAAACACTCAGACGGACTGTTCCTTGAAGTCTCAAGAGAGGTTGCCAAAAAATACCCTGACATTGAATTTGAAGACAAAATCATCGATAATATGTGTATGCAGCTTGTGCAAAAACCTGAACTCTACGATGTGCTGGTGCTGCCGAACCTTTATGGCGACATTATTTCAGACCTCGCCGCTGGACTGATCGGAGGGCTCGGGCTCGCTCCCGGCGCGAACCTCGGCAGTGAATATGCCGTTTTCGAGGCGACCCACGGAAGCGCTCCGAAATACAAGGGGCTCAACAAGGTAAATCCCCTTGCAATGATGCTCAGCGGAGTAATGATGCTGAGACACCTTGGAGAAACAGCTGCAGCGGAGAAACTCGACAGCGCCATTGCTTCAGTAATAAAAGAGGGGAAACACGTTACTTATGACATGAAACCTGCCCCTGACGACCCGACTGCTGCGACGACATCAGGTGTCGCCGACGCTATCATCTCAAAAATCACAAAATAAAAAATGGACCCTGAGACGCTCAGTTTTATACTTATAATAATTTGTCTGCTTTTCATTGCCTTACTGTCCAGCTCGGAAGTGGCTTTTATTTCCGTCAACAGGATCAGGCTGCGTCATCTCATTGAAAAAGGAAGCAGTAATGCCGCGATCGTCCAGAAAATCCGCGACCAGCATGACCGCCTTTTCAGCGCCGTAATTCTTTCAGGGAATTTATTCACTGTTCTCGCCACCTCTATAGGCACGGCATTGGCCATAGATTATCTGGGAGAAGATAAGGGCATAATTATAGCGACCGTTGTAATGACCGTTCTGACTGTTGTCTTCGGCGAGCTTACGCCGAAAACCTTTGCCGTTACCTACGCAGAAGGGATCTCCCTCGCGCTTGCAAGGCCCATGGAGATATTCATAAAATTCATCTCGCCTTTTGTGTGGGTCTTCAACAAAATGTCAAACGGGATTATCCGCATGTTCGGAGGCGAGATAAAACCAGCCCCGCAGTTCCTGACGGAAGAAGAGATGAAGTCAATGATAAAACTCGGTGAAGAGGAAGGGGCACTTGAAAAAGAAGAAAAAGAGATGCTGCATAATGTTTTTGCATTCGGAGACAAAAAGGTCACCGAGGCCATGGTCCCGAGGACCGAGGTAGTGGCAGTCCCTGAAGACGCCATCGTAGCTGACGTCCTTTCACTTGTATCGGATGAAGGCTATTCCCGTTATCCCGTTATCATGGAAAACGTGGACAACATTATCGGCGTGTTGTACGTCAAAGACATTTTAAGGAAAATGTCCAGGGAGGAAGTTTCCCCGAATTCCCCGATAAAGAGCTTTATCCGGGACGCATATTATATACCTGAAAGCAAAATGGTCACGTCGCTCCTTGACGAGATGCAGAAGAACAAATTCCAGATCGCCATTGTCCTTGATGAACACGGGGGCACGGCAGGACTGATAACGCTCGAAGACATCATGGAAGAGATCGTGGGCGGGCTCCAGGACGAATTTGAGGCCATAGAGGCGGAGAAGGAAGTTGAGATAGTTGACGAGAGGACCTTTGTGGTATCAGGGTCGACAGGCATAGATGAGATCAACGAGCTTGTCGGCATTGAGCTTGACAGCCAGGAGTATCATACCATCGGCGGTTTATTGTTCGGCCTGTTCGGGCGTCTGCCTAAGATCGGCGAGCAGCTCCGGTATCACGGCCTCAGGTTCCTTATTCTTGAGATGGACGGCAAGAAGATTGAGAAAGTAAAGATAACCAAGCTTTAAATCCGGTCAATAGTTCAAATGACAAGCCAGGCAGATCGCATTTTTCGAGTTATCTACACGCGCTAATTTCGGCAGCTTCGATTTCCCGTGCGGGTCGTGGCATGTTGCGCATTCAGCAACCGCGGTCTCAGGGGTTTCACCGAAGAGGGGAACTTTCCCCTTATCCCCTGAGACATAAAAAAACTTTCCTTCACGAACAATATTGTGATTTATTTTTTTCCGGTCAAAATTCAGAGGTGAGAATTTAATCGGATGGTTTGCCATTTTTACAATGTCGCTTTGAAGCCTGTGAGAGGGGAGTATGGTAACGGTGTCTTTATGACAGGATTCGCAGAGACGCGACTGATCGGGAATGACAAGCGCTGCCGGCTCAAGATCGGGATTGGAGGCCAGGTGGCAAATGCTGCATTTGCTGACGTGCCAGGTGTGAACATCAATGGACCCTGCATTTTTGCTTTGGGGCTGCGGTGTTGATACTCCCTCGACGCGGGTGCTTGACAGCCTGCTGACCTGAGCTGATGAAGTGGAGGAGAAAAACAACAATAACAGGAATAACAAGCCGGGACGGAATTTACTCATTCAAAGTTCCTCCATTTGAACCTTAGACCAACCTTTGTAAAATCATATCATATTTTTTTCCGCACAGGCTATACCACTGTGCTTTGAAGTGTGAATATAAAAATATGTATTGCATTTTTATGACCTGTGTCATATCTTTTAAATTTTTTATGTCATAAAATTAAAACAAAAAGAGGTGCAAATGTTAAAAGACGGCTGTCCCGGAAGCAACGACATAAAGCAACCGAAACCTGAAGACATAAAATGTCGTCACTGCGGCAAGGAAATAGAAATATGGAGTGACGAGACCGAGGCCAGGTGCAAGCACTGCGGGAAGATGAACTTGCGCGCAATCGGCCCGACGTGTCTTGACTGGTGCGCGTTTGCAAAAGAGTGCGTAGGCGAGGCGAAGTATAAGAGACTGAAGGCAGGAATTAATTAACCGCTTTCCCTCTACGCGCCTTCTTCAGCGGATTTCTTCTTCCTGTTAAGAATTTTTGACGCCAATAACCCGGCTTCATACAATATCAGCATCGGCACTGCCATGAGAATCTGGTTGAATGCGTCCGGCGTAGGCGTTAATATGCCGGCGACGATAAATACGATCAGCACGGCATACTTCCTGTTCTTTGCAAGAAAATCCGTTGTCACAATTCCCATCCTTGTCAGGAACACTATAATAACGGGCATTTCAAAAACAGCCCCGAATGCCAGGATAAATTTCAGGCAGAAGTCTATATATTTTTCCGCTGATATCATCGGTTTGATATTCTGCGTTTTGTAATTAAGCAGGAAGTCGATTGCAAAGGGCAGGATGATACCAAAACAAAACAGTGCGCCTATCAGAAAGAGAAACGTCGTTGTGAAGATAAACGGTATGGCGTATTTTTTTTCTTTCGGCAGCAGCCCGGGGGCGATGAATTTCCAGATCTCCCAGAAAATAACAGGCGAGCTGATTATGCACGCGCTTATGAAAGCGATCTTCATGTGCATCCAGAAGGCCTCCGCTGGTGCGAGGAATACAAGATTCAGGTCCGGATTTTGTGAAGGGATGTAGGAGATATAGGGGTCCTTCAATGAAAAAGCTATGGTGCTGCGCATCGGCGCGGTCAACATCCCGAAGATAAATTCGGAGTAGTAAAAACAAATCCCGAAGGCAATGCCTACTGTTGCCAGCGTTATGACGATCCTGTTTCTTAATTCGACAAGGTGTTCTGTAAGCGGCGCTTTATCCATCTTTCCCTGGTTCTGTTTTTTCCTTTTTCTCCTCAACAGGTGCAGCGCCTGCGTTATCTACAGCCGGGTTTCCGGGTTTTTTATTTTCAACCACCTCGGTTATTTTGTTAATCTCAGGCTCAATCGATTTGTAGATGGAGTCTGCCAAATCGGTTTTTATGTCTTTTATTTCCTTTGCTACGTTCAATTCAGACTCATCTATGGAATTCTTCAGATTGTTTATAGCAGCTTTGAGCTCTCTTATCCCTTTGCCGAGCGTCCTGCCAAGCTCCGGCAGTCTCTTGGGGCCGAAGACCAGAAAGGCCACAATGAAGATCACGATCAGTTCCTGTGCTCCGAGGTCAAACATTAATTGAACAATATCAGAAAAACTCGCCGGGTGTCAATTTGCATATTTATAAAATTTTATTTGTGCGGCTTTAACCGCAACGATTGTATAATCTGAGCAATAATCTTATAATTTGTGTTATTAATTTTGGCTGGAAGATTGCCAAAAATCTAACAGCCTGTAATAATGACGGGCAAAAAGATTAACGATAAATAGAGGAGGATATATGTTTAAGGGTTCGATAGTTGCAATAGTGACGCCGTTTAAAAACGGAAAGGTTGATGAAAAAGCTCTGGGCGAGCTGATTGAATGGCACATTAAGGAAGGCACCAACGCCATTGTGCCGTGCGGGACAACAGGTGAGTCGGCCACACTCGATTATGAAGAACATTACAGGGTCATTGAGATAACCGTAAAAGCCGTCAATAAGCGGATACCTGTCATTGCAGGGACAGGCGCAAACGCAACGGATGAAACCATCATGATCACGAAGAAGGCAAAAGACCTGGGCGCTGACGGCGCGCTACTTGTATCTCCGTATTACAATAAACCCACACAGGAAGGCCTGTACCTGCATTACAAAGCCGTTGCTGAGGCAGTCGATATTCCCATGCTTCTTTATAATGTACCCGGACGCACAGCGGTGAACATGCTTCCGCAGACAGTCGCAAGGCTTGCCGGGGTGAAAAACATTGTTGGTATTAAGGAAGCCACAGGCGATATGAGACAGGCGAGCGATATTATAAGGCTTTGCGGGGACAGGTTCGACGTAATTTCGGGCGACGACTTTACAACTTTCACAATGCTGGCGCTTGGCGGAAAAGGGGTCATCTCTGTTTCAGCCAATGTCGCCCCGCGAGATGTCTCTGCGATGATAGCGGCCTGGGAGGCAGGCAATATTAATGAAGCAAGAAGGCTGCACTTCAAGCTTGAGCCTTTAAACCAGGCGATGTTTATAGAAACCAATCCTATCCCGGCAAAGACAGCCCTGAGCATGATGGGCAAGATCCAGGAGGAGTTCAGGCTGCCACTCTGTCCGATGAGCAGTGACAATAAAGAAAAACTCAGGAATGTTCTTGTAAATTACGGTGTTGTATCCAAATAGGTTTTATTTGATGAAATATTTCTTGATAAATTGGTGACTTTTCTGTTATAAAAAGTAAAAAGGAGATGCACCTGCCTTGTTTGTGAAGAAGGAGAAAAACTTGTTCCGACATTTAGATATTTTTGGGAACCGGCGTAAAGCAAGTGTTGTGCGCCCGGATAGGGATTTGCCTGATCTTGCTTTCAAGGTACCCACCTGTGTAAACAGGGATTCAAGTTTTTTTCCTACACGGCAAGGTGGGTCTCTTTATTTCGCAGTTGCGGTGGAAAATTCAGCTAACAGCTTTTGACAGTCAGGGTTTCTGGTATGGATAATTATAAAGATATCGCTAAAATTTCAAGACCTCGTAAAAATTATTTTAGATTTCTTTTGCTTTTGAAGATACATCAGCGGAATGATTTTAACGGGGCTGATAATAAGATAGATTTGAATTCTCCTGTAATTTAATCCAGTCAAAGCCTTTCTGTCCGAAGTCCTGTCTTTTTCCCCTCACTGCATTACGGAGGTTGGGGAGGAACTCCCCATACAATGGAGCTTTTAAGAACGGCAAAAAAGGCCCCACTCGCATGGAGGATGCAGCCGCAAAGTCTCGACGAATTCGTCGGCCAGGCGCATATACTCGGACAGGGGAAGCCCCTCAGGGAAGCCATCGAGAGGGACTCGATATCTTCACTGATCTTATATGGTCCGCCCGGGACCGGCAAGACCGCGCTGGCACATATCATTGCCAAAAAGACCCACGCTCATTTCATATCCCTCAACGCTGTTACATCCGGGATCGCCGACATTAAGGAGGCATTGAAAGAGGCGAGGGGCGTGGACAGGGCCATACTTTTTATAGACGAGATCCATAGGTTTAATAAAGTTCAGCAGGACGCTTTACTGCCCGATGTGGAAAACGGCATTGTGACACTTATAGGGGCGTCAACTCAGAACCCTTTTTTCTCAATAATCCCGGCGCTGTCATCAAGGTCCATGATCTTCCAGTTTTTCCCTTTGAAAGAGGCGGAAATAAAAGTCATGTTACAGCGCGCCCTGCAAGACCGGGAAAAGGGGATTGGCGAGCTGGAGATAAAACTGGAGCCGGATGCCGCGGATTTCATAGCAACAATGTGTGAAGGCGATGCGAGAAGGGCCTTGAACATACTTGAGATGGGCGCCTTTATCATCAAAAGCACAAACCGCCCTTCTTTCGATATTAAGCTGGCAAAAGAGGTTTTGCAGAATAAGACGTTATACTACAGCGAAGATGAGCATTACGACACTATATCGGCTTTTATAAAAAGTATGAGGGGCAGTGACCCAGACGCGGTTTTATACTGGCTGGCAAAGATGATAGAGGCAGGGGAAGACCCGCTTTACATCGCCCGCAGGATCGTAATCTGCGCGTCGGAGGATGTGGGCAATGCAGACCCCAGGGCGCTTGAAATAGCGGTCGCCGCTTTTCAGGCTGTCGAGTCGATCGGCATGCCTGAGGGACGCATCCCGTTGGCCCAGGCGGCGATCTATATCGCGCTGGCCCCAAAGAGCAATTCATCTTACAAAGGGATAGACAACGCCCTGACATATGTCAGGGAAGAAAGACTTTCGCCTGTGCCGTCATACCTGAAAAGCGCAAACTATAAAGGCGCGTCACGCCTCGGCGCAGGAACAGGATACAAATATCCGCATGATTATAAAGGTCATCATGTGGACCAACAATATATGACCAACAATAAAAATTTCTTTTTCCCGTCAGACCAGGGATACGAGAAGATATTCAAGAAGAGACTAAGTAAAAGGAGGAGCAGATAATGATTAACATCGTGGTTATTGCCGCAGGTCTTATCGTAGGTTTTGTGCTGTCGTTCATATACTTCAAAATTAGCACAAGCAAGAAGTCAAAAGAGTTGGAAGAAAGGGCGCAGAGACTTTTGCATGAAGCTGAAAAAGAGGCCGCCAACCTGAAAAAAGAGGCACAGCTTGAGGCCGCTGATACGGGTCTCCGTTTAAAGGCAGAGGCTGAAAAAGAGCTGAAAGAAAGGCGCTCGGAACTTAACCTTTTCGAAAAGAGGGTCCGCCAGAGAGAAGAGATGTTCGACAGGAAATTAGAGCAGCTTGACAGGAAGGAAACCTTCTTCAGCAAGAAGGAAAGGGAGTTCAACAACAGGGAAAAGGGGCTGCTGGAGAAAGAGCAGAACGCTGAAGCCCTTTTGAAAAAACAGAACGAGGTGCTGGCCCAGGTTGCAACCCTTTCAGTTGAGGACGCAAAAAATGAGCTTATGCACAGGATCGAAGAAGAGTCGAGATATGAGGCGGCAAAGATAGCAAAACGCATTGAAGATGAAGCAATTGAGTGCGCCGACAGAAAGTCCAAGGAGATCATGAGCATCGCCATTCAGCGGTATGCGAACGAGTACGTCGCCGACTACACTATCTCAACTGTCAGCCTTCCAAATGACGAGATGAAGGGAAGGATAATCGGCAGAGAGGGCAGGAACATCAGGACGCTTGAAGCCGCAACAGGAGTTGAATTCATAGTAGACGATACCCCCGAAACGGTTTTACTGTCCTGTTTTGACCCTGTAAGAAGAGAGATCGGAAGGATCTCACTTGAGCGTCTCATCGCCGACGGCAGGATACATCCCACAAGGATTGAAGAGATCGTAGAGAAAGTCAGGAAGGAGATTGACGCGTTAATAAAAGAAGAAGGCGAGAAGGCGATCTTTGACCTGGGCCTTCACGGCATTCATCCTGAACTTGTAAGGCTGATCGGAAGGTTGAGATACAGGACCTCATACGGTCAGAACGTTCTTCAGCATTCCAGAGAGGTTGCGTCCCTTGCAAGCATGATGGCCGGAGAGCTCAAGGTGGATTCAAAACTTGCAAAAAGGGCCGGGATACTCCATGACATAGGAAAGGCCGTGGACAGTGAAGTTGAAGGCACGCATCAGGGAATTGGCGCTGATCTGGCGAGAAAGTACGGAGAGAACGCCAAGGTTGTTAACGCCATTGCCGTTCATCACGGGGAAGGCGACCCTGCAACTGTAGAGGCCTCACTTGTTGCTGCTGCAGATGCCCTTTCCGCTGCGAGACCCGGGGCGAGAAAAGAAACTCTGACGGATTATATAAAACGTGTTGAGAAGCTTGAAGAGATAGCGACTTCAGTTGAAGGCGTAAACAGGTCCTATGCGATACAGGCAGGAAGGGAAGTGCGGATCATCGTGAAACCTGAAGAGGTGAACGATGAACTGTGCGCTCAGATATCAAGGACCCTGGCCAAGAAGATTGAAGGCGAGCTTACTTATCCTGGACAGATCAAGGTCACGGTGATCAGGGAATCAAGATTCGTGGAATACGCGAAATAAATAAGAATAATGGGACAAAGGCACAACGGCCCGGATTTGTTTGCTCTTTGTGCCTTTGCATCTTTGTGCCTTTGCGCCTGCTAATTATTATGAAAATATTATTCATCGGAGACATTGTCGGAAAGCCGGGAAGGAACGCCGTCAAGGAGGGGCTTCCCGACCTTATCAATAAACTAAAGATAGACTTTGTTATTGCAAATGGGGAGAATGCAGCCGGCGGTTTCGGAATAACTCAGGAGACCGGGGAAGAGATACTCGCCCTAGGCGTTCACGTGCTTACTTCCGGGAACCATATATGGGACAAGAAAGACGCGCTCTCATATATTACAAAGGAAAACCGGCTGCTGAGGCCCGCCAATTATCCATCAGACGTTCCGGGATTCGGAAGCATAATCATGAACACCGCTGCCGGTGAGAAGATCGCAGTTTTAAATCTTTCCGGCAGGGTCTTTATGAACCAGCTTGATTGCCCTTTTCAGGTAGCGCGGAGAGAGCTGTCCGAGATTAAAAAACAGGCCAAAGTCATCATCGTTGATTTCCACGCGGAAGCAACATCGGAAAAATCCGCGATGGGCCATTTCCTTGACGGAGAGGTAAGCGCCGTTATCGGCACTCATACTCACGTTCAAACTGCGGATGAGAAGATCCTGCCAAAAGGCACAGCGTTCATCACGGACGTTGGAATGACGGGACCCGCGGACTCCGTCATCGGAGTGAAGAAGGAACAGATAATACAGAAGTTCCTCACGCAAATACCTGTCCGTTTTGAAACCGCAAAGGGCGAATCAGTGCTTTCCTGCGTTGCATTGGAGATCAATTCAAGGACAGGAATGGCGACATCCATCCAGAGACTGCATCTGACCTTCGCTTAATTCAGAAGAACCACAGAGGACACAGAGAATTTTAATTGAAGACATATTTTCTGGATGCCCGATTAAAAATTTCGGGCATGACGAATATTGAAACTAACCAAAAATGCAAACAAGGAGTTCCGCTGTTGACTGGAACTCCTTGTGCTTTGAAGTAATTATTTTATTGCTTGTTTGAGAGCTTTTCCGGCAGAAAATCTTGGGACTTTTGCAGCAGGTATTTTTATTTCCGCTCCTGTTCTCGGATTGCGGCCTTTCCTGGCTTTTCTTTTTGAAACAGAGAAGGTCCCAAATCCGACGAGGGTCACTTTCCCGCCTTTCTTAAGCGTTTTTGTAACTCCGTCAATCAGGGAATCAAGCGCCTTTGCAGCGGCGGCCTTTGATATCCCGGCCCCGTTTGCAACCGAATCAATCAGTTCAGCTTTAGTCATGTATTCCTCCTTTCATAAAAAAATTGATGTTCAAAAAAACATCAATGATGAAAGATACCAAAGGCATAAATGTTTGTCAATACATTTCGACTAATAAAAAAATTAATCTTTATGAATGAAAACATCGCCGTCTTCATTCATGAAATGTTTGCGGGACCCATTATTGCGGACTGTAAAATATTTATTTGCTTTGATGAAGTGAGAAGCGGGTCCGGGAAACTATTTCAGGAGCTCGACATACTCCAAGGCTTCCCTGCTTCTTTTGATATCTTTGTCCTTCTCCGCCACTATCCTGAAATGCTCCAGCGCCCTGCCTCTTTCCCCTGACCTGAGAAATGATCTGGCAAGTTCCCAGTGGGCGTCCATATAATCAGGCATGATGCCTATCGCCTTTGAGAATTCATCAATAGCGGAACGGTCATCCCCGAGTTTCACATAGACAAGACCGAGGTTAAAGTTTGCCACCGGGAAGACCGGGTTTCTGATGAGCGCCTCCCTGAGGACTTTAGCGGCGCTGTCATAGTCGCCTTTTTTGTAATACGCGTACCCCATGCTTGCATACGCCTTTTCAGGCGTGAGATATACGGGATTGGTCAATGCGGCCTTGAAGCTTTTGACTGCCTCATCCCAGTTGCCCATGTCCAGATATACCAGCCCGAGATTGTTCATGGCATCGGAATAATTAGGATCCAGAGATATCGCTTGTTTGTAGTAGTCAACTGCTTCATCATATTTATTAAAGCGCGAGCTTATGTATCCGAGATAGTTATAAGTTTCCTTGTTTTTCGGGTCCAGCTTGAGCGCCTTCTGGAATTCTATAAACGCTTCATTAAGCTGGCCGTTGCTTAAATAAACATATCCGAGCTTGTTGTGCCCCTCTGCCTCCTTCATGTCTTCAGGGTTCGTCATGGTAGCGCACGAGGCAAGAAACAGCGCGAAGAGTAAAGAGCAGAGAACAGAATTTATGGAGACGTATGATTTTGACATAAGTGTGCAATCCTCCCGGCAAAGTGTAACGACAGGCTAAACTTAACAGAAACATGTAAAGAATTCAAGGAGAGAGTGTATTGTGCAAGACCATTTTTTGCTTGACAAATCATTGCCGTTATGATTCAATTGATTCAATTGAATCATCCCAATGGAGGACATAAGTAATGAATGAACTGAGCAACAAAGTGTTGAGCGCCTACGTCAGGGGTATTTACAGTAAATATGAAGAAAGATGTTCCATCGACCCCCAGCAGCTTCAGAAGATTATGTCCGAACACGGGATCAATTACGTGGACCACAGCTGCTGCGACGGCTTCTGCCCGGATTGCGAACAGATCCTCAGTTGCGAGGCCTATGAAGAGTTAAAAGGCGAGTGGGAGGGGTTTTATACGTAGGAATACTCAACCATAATCAGCAGAGGTGGACTTTTTATGTTTGAACATCATAAAAAACCGTTAATCAGCCGGGCGGAATTTATCCGCAGACAGATAATGTATGCCGGGTTTTCGATGATAGTGCTGGCCTTCTCGATCGGCCTGGGTATGGCTGGTTATCATGTCTGGGGCGGGCTTGCGTGGATGGATTCCTTCCTGAACGCGTCAATGATATTGACCGGGATGGGGCCCGTTGATCACCTGAACACTGACAGCGGAAAATTGTTCGCCGCTCTTTACGCGCTGTTCAGCGGCATATCGTTCCTTACATTTGTGGCAGTGCTTTTCGCGCCGGTATATCACCGGTTTTTGCATAAACTGCATCTCGATATTGAAGAGGACATAGAGGCCGGATAGATGTTGCGGGAAAGTTGATTGAATGGACAAGCTCATCGGCATAGGGTTTTACCGGAAGGAGCAATGGCCCCTTTTGCTTGAAAGCGCCGATGACATCGACGCGATGGTAAAAGTGTACGACGAGTGGATGAAGGGGATCCAGAGGCTGATTGAAAATATAAGGATGGAGGGGATCGAGCCCGTTACTGTGGAAATAGATATAAATGAACTATTGGAATATTGCAGGGAACATAATCTGAAAAACAACGGTGAGACGCGATCACAGTTTGTAGCGGAATTATTGAGAAGCGGGAGATGTGAAAAAACCGGGCATTGTTCTTTATAAAGCGCCCGGCGGAAATATCCGCAGTCCTTATTCTGCCATTTGCTTCGCCTGGTATTACGGTTAGAAAAAGTATGCAGACCTACAACATTTACAAGCTCCTGAAAGAAGAACTCAAGAACGGCTCA from Nitrospirota bacterium includes the following:
- a CDS encoding HU family DNA-binding protein, with amino-acid sequence MTKAELIDSVANGAGISKAAAAKALDSLIDGVTKTLKKGGKVTLVGFGTFSVSKRKARKGRNPRTGAEIKIPAAKVPRFSAGKALKQAIK
- a CDS encoding tetratricopeptide repeat protein, which produces MSKSYVSINSVLCSLLFALFLASCATMTNPEDMKEAEGHNKLGYVYLSNGQLNEAFIEFQKALKLDPKNKETYNYLGYISSRFNKYDEAVDYYKQAISLDPNYSDAMNNLGLVYLDMGNWDEAVKSFKAALTNPVYLTPEKAYASMGYAYYKKGDYDSAAKVLREALIRNPVFPVANFNLGLVYVKLGDDRSAIDEFSKAIGIMPDYMDAHWELARSFLRSGERGRALEHFRIVAEKDKDIKRSREALEYVELLK
- the rny gene encoding ribonuclease Y, whose translation is MINIVVIAAGLIVGFVLSFIYFKISTSKKSKELEERAQRLLHEAEKEAANLKKEAQLEAADTGLRLKAEAEKELKERRSELNLFEKRVRQREEMFDRKLEQLDRKETFFSKKEREFNNREKGLLEKEQNAEALLKKQNEVLAQVATLSVEDAKNELMHRIEEESRYEAAKIAKRIEDEAIECADRKSKEIMSIAIQRYANEYVADYTISTVSLPNDEMKGRIIGREGRNIRTLEAATGVEFIVDDTPETVLLSCFDPVRREIGRISLERLIADGRIHPTRIEEIVEKVRKEIDALIKEEGEKAIFDLGLHGIHPELVRLIGRLRYRTSYGQNVLQHSREVASLASMMAGELKVDSKLAKRAGILHDIGKAVDSEVEGTHQGIGADLARKYGENAKVVNAIAVHHGEGDPATVEASLVAAADALSAARPGARKETLTDYIKRVEKLEEIATSVEGVNRSYAIQAGREVRIIVKPEEVNDELCAQISRTLAKKIEGELTYPGQIKVTVIRESRFVEYAK
- a CDS encoding TIGR00282 family metallophosphoesterase; translated protein: MKILFIGDIVGKPGRNAVKEGLPDLINKLKIDFVIANGENAAGGFGITQETGEEILALGVHVLTSGNHIWDKKDALSYITKENRLLRPANYPSDVPGFGSIIMNTAAGEKIAVLNLSGRVFMNQLDCPFQVARRELSEIKKQAKVIIVDFHAEATSEKSAMGHFLDGEVSAVIGTHTHVQTADEKILPKGTAFITDVGMTGPADSVIGVKKEQIIQKFLTQIPVRFETAKGESVLSCVALEINSRTGMATSIQRLHLTFA